In Tachypleus tridentatus isolate NWPU-2018 chromosome 7, ASM421037v1, whole genome shotgun sequence, a genomic segment contains:
- the LOC143258119 gene encoding achaete-scute homolog 2-like, whose amino-acid sequence MDTTTCILVASNAVSSTNVTITSASLSTPSREKTAITGNLIQTPVDSSNIQKLLRCQGHISLSQLDCSVFQPRHVAVARRNERERNRVKMVNLGFATLKKHVPKRAKNKKMSKVETLRAAVEYIKELQQLLREQKSSASALGDREILVYNRQANRNRYPATNSDLSTTPYLTSQSEMSTPGSPTSSLGSNAASPHHSFCCNDGSPRNTLKYEGDNSVGFFTWFP is encoded by the coding sequence atggATACAACCACGTGTATTCTTGTTGCTTCAAACGCCGTTTCTTCCACAAATGTGACGATTACCTCTGCTTCGTTATCCACACCATCAAGGGAGAAGACTGCTATAACTGGAAACTTAATTCAGACACCAGTGGATAGTAGTAATATACAGAAACTATTACGTTGCCAGGGACATATTAGTTTATCTCAGTTGGACTGCTCGGTGTTTCAACCAAGGCATGTTGCAGTGGCCAGGCGGAATGAAAGAGAGAGAAACCGTGTAAAAATGGTAAATCTGGGTTTTGCGACATTAAAAAAGCACGTTCCAAAGAGGGCTAAAAACAAAAAGATGAGCAAGGTGGAAACGCTGAGAGCAGCTGTGGAATATATCAAGGAACTTCAGCAGCTTCTTCGAGAGCAGAAAAGTTCAGCTAGTGCGTTAGGGGATAGAGAAATTCTAGTCTATAATAGGCAAGCGAATAGGAACCGCTATCCAGCAACAAACAGCGATTTGAGCACGACGCCTTATCTAACTTCTCAGTCAGAGATGTCGACTCCAGGTTCTCCGACTTCAAGTCTTGGTTCTAATGCTGCCTCCCCGCATCATAGTTTCTGTTGCAACGATGGTTCTCCACGTAACACTTTGAAGTACGAAGGAGATAATTCTGTAGGCTTCTTCACCTGGTTTCCCTAG